The following proteins are encoded in a genomic region of Candidatus Limnocylindrales bacterium:
- a CDS encoding site-specific DNA-methyltransferase: MAERKKRLELTWIGKEERPRLEPRILLETTSLSYHAAKRATEHDSFENLLIHGDNLLALKALEQQFTGKIKCIYIDPPYNTGSAFEHYDDGLEHSLWLSLMRDRLELLRLLLTEDGVLFSSIDDSEVAYLTILLDEVFGRKNGCGQFVWEKKKKPSFLNASMGVVTEYVLAYAKDRTKSPPFIGGLTTAGKKYPLNNAGNGVKVLTFPSGAVVFRCVDQVFEPQDMSEGKIVTRLLDRLEVRDGRNVGIFRLEGEWRYSQSRVDEIIAEGETLVISKSPFRPNHVKDGGEPKKLKNLLSVAHYEMSTYEDATAESIALFGDAAFDYPKPEKLISTLIDAVTNPGDWVLDSFAGSGTTGAVAHKMGRRWIMVELGEHCLTHVLPRLKQVIDGADPGGVTEATGWRGGGGFRCYRLAPSLLEKDKWGNWIVSRAYHPEMLAEAMCKLEGFHYAPEPEVFWNHGRSTENDFIYVTTQNLSREQLRFISDQVGRERTLLICCSAFRAKKDEFPNLTVRKIPQAVLSACEWGRDDYSLNVEQLPPVQVVEEAKVEARMNAGANGEATSRKSEGRRKKGHAVQDLPLFAGLGNGEGHR; the protein is encoded by the coding sequence ATGGCAGAGAGAAAGAAACGCTTGGAACTTACATGGATCGGCAAAGAGGAGCGTCCTCGCTTAGAGCCACGCATCCTGCTGGAGACGACCTCACTCTCCTACCACGCCGCAAAACGGGCCACGGAACACGATAGCTTTGAGAATCTGCTGATTCACGGCGACAACCTGCTCGCGTTGAAGGCGTTAGAGCAGCAGTTCACCGGCAAGATCAAATGTATCTACATCGATCCGCCCTATAACACCGGGTCAGCGTTCGAACACTATGATGATGGTCTCGAACACTCGCTTTGGCTGTCGCTCATGCGGGACCGATTGGAGTTGCTAAGGCTACTGCTGACAGAAGACGGCGTTCTATTTTCGTCTATCGATGATTCGGAAGTTGCGTACCTAACAATTCTACTCGACGAGGTCTTCGGCCGAAAGAACGGATGCGGACAATTCGTCTGGGAGAAGAAGAAGAAGCCGTCCTTTCTCAACGCCAGTATGGGGGTGGTGACAGAGTACGTTCTAGCTTACGCAAAAGATCGGACTAAGTCGCCGCCGTTCATCGGCGGACTCACGACGGCGGGCAAGAAGTACCCACTGAACAATGCGGGAAACGGCGTCAAAGTGCTGACATTTCCGTCTGGAGCCGTTGTGTTTCGCTGCGTCGATCAGGTCTTCGAGCCACAGGACATGAGCGAGGGCAAGATTGTTACGAGGCTTCTAGACCGGCTTGAGGTGCGCGACGGGCGCAATGTCGGCATCTTCCGCTTGGAAGGCGAATGGCGATACTCCCAATCGAGGGTCGATGAGATCATTGCCGAAGGCGAGACCCTGGTGATCAGTAAGTCTCCATTTCGCCCGAACCACGTTAAGGATGGTGGTGAACCGAAGAAGCTCAAGAATCTCCTGAGCGTCGCTCACTACGAGATGAGCACCTACGAGGATGCCACGGCCGAGAGTATTGCGCTCTTCGGAGATGCAGCCTTCGACTACCCGAAGCCTGAGAAACTGATATCGACGCTCATCGACGCGGTAACTAACCCCGGCGACTGGGTGTTGGATTCTTTTGCGGGATCCGGAACGACCGGGGCCGTCGCGCACAAGATGGGCCGTCGGTGGATCATGGTGGAGTTGGGTGAGCACTGCCTTACCCATGTCCTTCCGCGCCTAAAACAGGTCATAGATGGTGCCGACCCTGGAGGGGTTACCGAAGCTACGGGCTGGAGAGGCGGCGGTGGGTTTCGTTGCTACCGACTCGCCCCGTCTCTTTTGGAGAAGGATAAGTGGGGCAACTGGATCGTGAGTAGAGCCTACCATCCGGAGATGTTGGCGGAGGCGATGTGCAAGCTCGAAGGGTTTCACTACGCGCCAGAACCCGAGGTCTTCTGGAATCATGGAAGGTCCACTGAGAACGATTTCATCTACGTTACGACACAAAACCTGAGCCGCGAGCAGTTGAGGTTCATCAGCGATCAGGTGGGACGCGAGCGTACACTGCTAATCTGCTGTTCTGCTTTTCGCGCTAAGAAGGACGAGTTTCCGAACCTCACTGTCAGGAAGATTCCCCAAGCTGTGCTGAGTGCATGCGAGTGGGGGCGCGATGACTACAGCCTCAACGTCGAACAGCTACCGCCGGTACAGGTTGTCGAAGAAGCCAAGGTTGAGGCGCGTATGAACGCGGGCGCTAACGGCGAGGCGACCAGTCGCAAGTCTGAGGGGCGCCGTAAGAAAGGCCATGCCGTGCAGGACCTCCCTCTGTTCGCGGGGCTCGGAAACGGAGAGGGGCATCGATGA
- a CDS encoding DEAD/DEAH box helicase family protein codes for MSRHVNSISGRLSLRTPQRKSLEILHRVMEIAPPRKNGDLEAALSVIRSEFATVEDFERSFPSLCFALATGVGKTRLMGAFIAYLHLEHGIRHFFVLAPNLTIYNKLVADFTPNTPKYVFQGIAEFAVKSPALVTGENFEQRPQVLDLFERDDVVVNIFNIAKFNTRAADSRKIRRLSEFLGQSYFDYLAGLDDLVLIMDEAHRYRADSSMKSIEELKPVLGLEVTATPQVEAGNKPIRFSNVIFDYSLALAMRDGYVKEPAVATRANFNPATMTEAALERLKLEDGIRVHESTKVDLDVYAQQNDVRKVKPFMLVIASDTEHANTLVKLIEDAQFFDGRYKGRVIQVHSGLKGAEKDENVERLLSVERADEPTEIVVHVNMLKEGWDVTNLYTIVPLRTADSRTLVEQSIGRGLRLPYGRRTGVPAVDRLTIVAHDRFQDIVDQAKRGGYTFSTVTIGVDVPEVPKQTVMIAPVLEALLGITHEPVVAGRTGESAAAGASPTLIEAAVAPRFTKPEEAAAARLALDAIYNATRDPKTVPGPKALQTEEVQKRLVTEVTEKVNLGQLSMYPALSSNDIVGLVRDATAIYVAYTIAIPRVIVLPKGVVRAGFRDFTLDFSSLRLQPISREILVQHLASETRDVIGALEGGYDEERLEDYVVRGLIDFDDVSYDEQADLLYKLAGQVVAHLRSYLKDDEEVRNVLLFHQKQISTSIHTQMQQHAWEDASAYEAVVCHGFSEVRSQAFAASADELMRDFGMPIDNKSDIRKMLFGGFKKCLYSTQKFDSDPERRFAVVLEKDPAVIKWFKPGKGVFQIRYTPDSDYEPDFVVETATEKLLCEPKRADQTKDPVVLAKAKAAATWCEHATAHENENEGKPWRYVLVPHDAIADNMTVAGLAKHFTVVASRD; via the coding sequence ATGAGCCGCCACGTGAATAGCATCAGTGGACGTCTCAGTCTGCGCACACCGCAACGAAAGTCGCTCGAGATCCTGCATCGCGTAATGGAGATCGCTCCGCCTCGCAAGAACGGTGATCTCGAGGCAGCACTGTCTGTCATTCGCTCTGAGTTCGCGACAGTGGAAGATTTTGAGCGCTCGTTTCCTAGCTTGTGCTTCGCGCTGGCCACTGGCGTGGGCAAGACACGCCTAATGGGAGCGTTTATTGCCTACCTCCACCTTGAGCACGGCATCCGTCATTTTTTCGTGCTGGCGCCAAACCTTACCATTTACAACAAGCTCGTCGCTGACTTCACGCCGAACACCCCAAAGTATGTGTTCCAAGGCATTGCGGAGTTTGCAGTGAAATCGCCCGCATTGGTGACGGGCGAGAACTTCGAGCAACGGCCGCAGGTTTTGGACCTATTCGAGCGCGACGACGTAGTTGTGAATATTTTCAATATCGCGAAGTTCAATACGCGCGCGGCTGATTCGCGGAAAATCCGCCGACTCTCGGAGTTTCTCGGGCAGTCGTACTTCGACTACCTCGCCGGTCTTGATGACCTTGTGCTGATCATGGATGAGGCACACCGATACCGAGCGGATTCGAGCATGAAGTCGATTGAGGAACTCAAGCCCGTTCTCGGGTTGGAAGTGACGGCGACCCCGCAGGTCGAAGCTGGAAACAAGCCGATCCGCTTCAGCAACGTTATTTTCGACTATTCACTCGCCCTGGCGATGCGGGATGGCTACGTGAAAGAGCCAGCGGTCGCCACACGGGCCAACTTCAACCCCGCCACCATGACTGAGGCGGCGCTCGAGCGCCTCAAGCTCGAGGACGGCATCCGTGTCCACGAGTCGACCAAAGTGGATCTCGACGTGTACGCACAACAGAACGACGTCCGAAAGGTGAAGCCGTTTATGCTGGTGATTGCCTCGGACACCGAGCATGCCAACACGCTGGTAAAGCTCATCGAGGACGCTCAATTCTTCGATGGACGCTACAAGGGCCGTGTCATCCAAGTTCATTCGGGGCTCAAGGGCGCTGAGAAGGACGAGAACGTTGAACGGCTATTGTCGGTTGAGCGCGCCGACGAGCCGACCGAGATCGTTGTCCACGTCAACATGTTGAAAGAGGGGTGGGACGTTACCAACCTCTACACAATCGTACCGCTTCGTACGGCCGACTCGCGTACACTCGTCGAGCAGTCAATCGGACGAGGACTCCGCTTACCTTACGGGAGGCGCACCGGAGTCCCGGCGGTGGACCGATTGACCATTGTCGCGCATGACCGTTTTCAAGATATCGTCGATCAGGCCAAGAGAGGCGGATACACATTCAGCACGGTTACGATCGGAGTAGATGTCCCCGAAGTACCGAAGCAGACGGTCATGATTGCGCCGGTGCTCGAAGCGCTTCTCGGCATCACGCACGAGCCCGTCGTGGCCGGCCGCACCGGCGAGTCAGCGGCAGCGGGCGCTTCGCCGACGCTTATTGAAGCGGCAGTCGCGCCCAGGTTCACGAAGCCGGAGGAAGCGGCGGCGGCGAGGCTTGCCCTAGACGCCATCTACAATGCCACGCGTGATCCCAAGACGGTGCCCGGCCCCAAAGCGCTTCAAACCGAGGAGGTACAGAAGCGACTGGTCACCGAAGTGACGGAGAAGGTCAACTTGGGTCAGCTGTCTATGTATCCCGCGCTCAGCAGTAACGATATCGTGGGGCTCGTACGCGACGCCACGGCGATCTATGTCGCTTACACGATCGCCATCCCGAGGGTGATAGTGCTGCCAAAGGGCGTCGTAAGGGCCGGCTTCCGCGATTTCACTCTCGACTTTTCCTCTCTCCGTCTGCAGCCGATCTCGCGGGAGATTCTTGTACAGCACCTGGCAAGCGAAACTCGCGACGTTATCGGTGCGCTCGAAGGCGGCTACGACGAAGAGCGCCTCGAGGACTACGTGGTACGCGGGCTGATCGATTTTGACGACGTGAGTTATGACGAGCAGGCGGATCTCCTCTACAAGCTTGCGGGACAAGTCGTAGCTCATCTCCGAAGCTATCTTAAGGATGACGAGGAGGTCCGAAATGTATTGCTTTTCCATCAAAAGCAGATTTCGACGTCGATTCACACTCAGATGCAGCAGCACGCGTGGGAGGATGCATCCGCTTACGAAGCGGTGGTTTGTCACGGCTTCTCCGAGGTGCGGTCACAGGCTTTCGCGGCGTCCGCCGACGAGCTCATGCGCGATTTCGGTATGCCGATCGACAACAAATCCGACATCCGAAAAATGTTGTTCGGCGGATTCAAAAAATGCCTTTACTCGACGCAGAAGTTCGACTCTGATCCGGAGCGACGGTTCGCCGTGGTCCTAGAGAAGGACCCGGCGGTGATCAAGTGGTTCAAGCCGGGCAAGGGCGTCTTCCAGATCCGCTACACTCCAGACAGCGACTACGAGCCGGACTTCGTCGTCGAGACCGCCACTGAAAAACTACTCTGCGAGCCTAAGCGCGCCGATCAAACAAAGGATCCTGTCGTCCTGGCAAAGGCGAAAGCGGCGGCGACATGGTGCGAGCACGCGACGGCTCACGAGAATGAGAACGAGGGCAAGCCTTGGCGCTATGTCCTCGTTCCGCATGACGCGATCGCCGACAATATGACGGTTGCCGGTCTGGCCAAGCATTTTACAGTTGTAGCATCGAGAGACTGA
- a CDS encoding phospholipase D family protein has translation MGSARPTLQSAAWAMTGFFDAARDLLREDRAATELRLYFYAVTGAGWTEISRDVAAWKRNGSRRVVTAYVGTDHGLTEPTALDRMSRAGIRVRMLRRYNGVYHPKVLWFVEGTHGHLLVGSNNLTLDGLKNNIEFATITRLAATDGNLIGWHDAIHEASDPLSATLLASYGGEREAFGRARAKAKVAATFTWSKRSSSRSGTGASSQRRARSTSKGRATTQGVAPTSRAAVGDLGAARGADLIVEIMPLETGTGGSQIQIPMEPARAFFGLGGRPRARTKVTLRNTATGEQRKLTMTRFGNSTARLVVKELDYRDRPCLILFRRTAGGVVKFEIVRKSIDPDRYRDLLRRCGTPTRKGSRRWVLIAGSSSRP, from the coding sequence ATGGGTAGCGCTCGTCCGACACTACAATCCGCCGCTTGGGCGATGACCGGGTTCTTCGATGCGGCACGTGATCTTCTCCGCGAGGATCGTGCGGCAACGGAACTTCGTTTGTATTTTTATGCTGTAACGGGTGCCGGCTGGACTGAGATCTCCCGCGACGTCGCGGCCTGGAAGCGGAATGGGAGTCGTCGCGTCGTTACCGCGTACGTCGGCACGGATCACGGGCTGACGGAACCGACGGCGTTAGACCGCATGAGCCGCGCGGGGATTCGCGTTCGTATGCTTCGACGCTACAACGGTGTCTACCACCCGAAAGTCCTCTGGTTCGTCGAAGGCACCCATGGTCATCTGCTGGTCGGGAGTAACAACCTCACGCTTGACGGCCTTAAGAACAATATCGAGTTCGCTACCATCACTCGGTTGGCGGCGACGGATGGCAATCTGATTGGGTGGCATGATGCCATCCACGAAGCTAGTGATCCGCTCTCTGCGACGCTTCTTGCCAGCTATGGGGGAGAGCGTGAGGCCTTTGGCAGGGCACGTGCCAAGGCGAAAGTGGCGGCGACATTCACTTGGAGTAAACGGTCCAGCAGCAGAAGTGGAACAGGGGCTTCGAGCCAACGTCGTGCGCGATCAACGTCGAAGGGGAGGGCAACGACCCAAGGAGTTGCACCAACAAGCAGAGCGGCTGTTGGTGACCTTGGGGCGGCGCGCGGTGCCGACCTCATAGTTGAGATCATGCCGTTGGAGACCGGGACCGGCGGAAGTCAGATCCAGATCCCTATGGAACCCGCTCGCGCGTTCTTCGGACTTGGCGGTCGACCTCGCGCTCGAACGAAGGTCACACTTCGAAACACGGCGACGGGTGAACAGCGCAAACTCACGATGACGCGTTTTGGCAACTCAACCGCGCGTCTGGTGGTGAAGGAGCTAGACTACAGGGATCGGCCTTGCTTAATTTTGTTTCGACGAACCGCGGGTGGCGTCGTCAAGTTCGAGATCGTTCGAAAATCGATAGATCCTGACCGTTATAGGGATCTACTGCGCCGCTGCGGTACTCCGACTCGAAAAGGCAGCCGCAGGTGGGTTCTGATTGCAGGTTCCTCGTCGCGTCCGTGA
- a CDS encoding sulfatase yields the protein MANVLLRASALVVAAFALALLYMRLPESVARTDRPLCERCNVILISFDTVRADHVGSYGYERATTPNVDALAAKSIVFERAIAQAPWTLPSHAAMLSGLYPSRLGVLHYPASRVLSDQNTVLPEVFRAAGYATAGFTGGGFVSEHYGFNRGFDIYATRGRHYEHNIDTTLEWIDDHKRSPFFLFFHGYDAHRPYYSKPADKTEMGLPADAESEQSHFCLRDDREDTNSDRRDKIVRYYDAAIHHGDRGIGVLLEALERMHLMENTVILLTSDHGEEFFEHGHCDHVRFLYNESLHVPYMIYLPGQTVSARRIPGLIPASISVARTVLDIVGIEHAMPGVTLLPMIEGKQKAFPVVYSEADSAPGQLSSRGRSIAITKNEIKLISYTDEGTDEAYNLVEDPGEKNPLPEKNAAYLMRQTLREWADALRPLPRPAVELDDATKAAAMDDEDSTGNGEREDDDGSAPSGKDAAKTSGKAKPGAKRDKMPEELKKDLKSLGYLQ from the coding sequence ATGGCAAATGTTCTACTGCGCGCGAGTGCCCTCGTGGTGGCGGCCTTTGCCCTGGCACTGCTGTACATGCGGCTGCCCGAGTCGGTCGCACGCACCGACCGCCCGCTCTGCGAGCGCTGCAACGTCATCCTGATCTCGTTCGACACCGTAAGGGCCGACCACGTCGGCTCGTACGGCTACGAGCGGGCGACCACGCCGAACGTCGACGCGCTGGCCGCCAAGTCGATCGTCTTCGAGCGCGCGATCGCGCAGGCGCCGTGGACCCTGCCCTCGCACGCCGCGATGCTGAGCGGGCTGTATCCGAGCCGCCTCGGCGTGCTCCATTACCCTGCGTCGCGGGTCCTGTCGGACCAGAACACCGTGCTTCCGGAAGTCTTCCGCGCCGCCGGCTACGCGACCGCGGGCTTTACCGGCGGCGGCTTCGTCTCCGAGCACTACGGCTTCAACCGCGGCTTCGACATCTACGCGACGCGCGGCCGGCACTACGAGCACAACATCGACACGACGCTCGAGTGGATCGACGACCACAAGCGGAGCCCGTTCTTTCTTTTCTTCCACGGCTACGACGCGCACCGGCCGTACTACTCAAAGCCCGCCGACAAGACCGAGATGGGCCTGCCGGCCGACGCCGAATCCGAGCAGAGCCACTTCTGCCTGCGCGACGACCGCGAGGACACCAACAGCGACCGCAGGGACAAGATCGTGCGGTACTACGACGCCGCGATCCATCACGGCGACCGCGGGATCGGCGTGCTGCTCGAGGCGCTCGAGCGCATGCACCTGATGGAGAACACCGTGATCCTGCTGACGTCGGATCACGGCGAGGAGTTCTTCGAGCACGGCCACTGCGACCACGTGCGGTTCCTGTACAACGAGTCGCTGCACGTGCCGTACATGATCTACCTGCCGGGCCAGACCGTAAGCGCCCGGCGCATTCCCGGGCTGATCCCCGCGTCGATCTCGGTTGCGAGGACCGTGCTCGACATCGTCGGCATCGAGCATGCGATGCCGGGCGTGACGCTGCTTCCCATGATCGAGGGCAAGCAGAAAGCGTTTCCGGTCGTCTACAGCGAGGCTGACAGCGCGCCGGGACAGCTTTCGAGCCGCGGGCGCTCGATCGCGATCACCAAGAACGAGATCAAGCTGATCTCGTACACCGACGAAGGCACCGACGAGGCGTACAACCTCGTCGAAGATCCCGGCGAAAAGAATCCTCTGCCCGAGAAGAACGCGGCGTATCTGATGCGTCAGACGCTTCGCGAGTGGGCCGACGCGCTGCGGCCGCTGCCGCGGCCGGCTGTCGAGCTGGATGATGCGACGAAGGCGGCGGCGATGGATGACGAGGATTCTACGGGGAATGGCGAGCGCGAGGATGACGACGGTTCGGCGCCTTCCGGGAAGGACGCGGCGAAGACTTCGGGGAAGGCGAAGCCGGGTGCGAAGAGGGACAAGATGCCGGAGGAGTTGAAGAAGGATTTGAAGTCGCTCGGGTATCTGCAGTAG
- a CDS encoding alkaline phosphatase family protein encodes MKRALLLFCAVALVAAACSSGTKTDDSARVIVLGIDGGTWNVIEPMMQAGELPNIKKLYDSGLHGILESRPPILSPVVWTTIFTGFGFQKHGVKDWKTSQSTNRRVNAIWEILRDQKKRVDVFNVPATWPPDPIPGSMLSGFPLSGATFGGNTGQPVTREDLDGGKMAIAYKDNIDAIKQNVLPLEVGKWTPWFAGKVASRPSFRGMMRGYRLDETQYYLTPLYRTDEGLVASEPKKLRSQVSEKIGEPYIPEGPGWSKWAEDYTPAVLYQHLEQVFSIQSKAALLYAPGDWKLFLYVMTFVDRISHPYWAYSHPENFPDMNPDKAKKYGGMVADAYRRSDEELGKILAAVKGTAPYVVVVSDHGFQASADKTKMIGTHNPDGIYMVSGPGITPKAGVPKFIEDVTPTLLYLMGMPVGQDMDGSVFAEVEEMVGRKVETVASYEKEKRDSTDKPVDNDTWESLRGLGYVDGAPPRAQQDKQPPRSANQPGQQRGGAMNAPAGQGRTNAAPGDGGSIGSPPRSGGVPPQTGGGAQRGTNTTPPDAGTNARPGTNARPGTNAPRAGMNPEMKAGQPRPSRPPAGEAAPAPNGDAPAEAPPANALEDWPEDKRPSPKNP; translated from the coding sequence ATGAAACGCGCGCTACTCCTTTTCTGCGCCGTCGCGCTTGTCGCGGCGGCGTGCTCCTCCGGCACGAAGACCGACGACTCGGCGCGTGTGATCGTACTCGGCATCGACGGCGGCACGTGGAACGTGATCGAGCCGATGATGCAGGCGGGCGAGCTGCCGAACATCAAGAAGCTCTACGACTCGGGCCTGCACGGCATCCTCGAGTCGCGCCCGCCGATCCTGTCTCCCGTTGTCTGGACGACGATCTTCACCGGCTTCGGTTTCCAGAAGCACGGCGTCAAGGACTGGAAGACCTCGCAGTCGACCAACCGGCGCGTCAACGCGATCTGGGAGATCCTTCGCGACCAGAAAAAGCGCGTCGATGTCTTCAACGTGCCGGCCACCTGGCCGCCCGATCCGATACCGGGCTCCATGCTGTCGGGCTTTCCGCTGAGCGGCGCGACGTTCGGCGGCAACACCGGCCAGCCGGTCACGCGCGAAGACCTCGACGGCGGCAAGATGGCGATCGCGTACAAGGACAACATCGACGCGATCAAGCAGAACGTGCTTCCGCTCGAAGTCGGCAAATGGACGCCGTGGTTTGCGGGCAAGGTCGCGAGCCGTCCGTCGTTCCGCGGCATGATGCGCGGATACCGCCTCGACGAGACGCAGTACTACCTGACGCCGCTATACCGCACCGACGAAGGTCTCGTCGCGAGCGAGCCGAAGAAGCTGCGCTCGCAGGTCTCCGAGAAAATCGGCGAGCCGTACATCCCCGAGGGTCCGGGCTGGAGCAAGTGGGCGGAAGACTACACGCCGGCGGTTCTCTACCAGCATCTCGAGCAGGTCTTCTCGATCCAGTCGAAAGCGGCGCTCCTGTACGCGCCCGGCGACTGGAAGCTCTTCCTTTACGTGATGACGTTCGTCGACCGCATCTCGCATCCGTACTGGGCGTACTCCCATCCGGAGAACTTCCCGGACATGAATCCCGACAAGGCGAAGAAGTACGGCGGCATGGTGGCCGACGCGTATCGCCGCTCGGACGAAGAGCTCGGCAAGATTCTCGCGGCCGTCAAAGGGACGGCGCCGTATGTCGTGGTCGTCTCCGATCACGGCTTCCAGGCGTCGGCCGACAAAACCAAGATGATCGGCACGCACAATCCCGACGGCATCTACATGGTCAGCGGCCCCGGCATCACGCCGAAGGCCGGAGTTCCGAAGTTCATCGAAGACGTGACGCCGACGCTTCTCTACCTGATGGGCATGCCCGTCGGTCAGGACATGGACGGGTCGGTGTTCGCGGAAGTCGAAGAGATGGTCGGCCGCAAGGTCGAGACGGTGGCGAGCTACGAAAAGGAAAAGCGCGACTCGACCGACAAGCCCGTCGACAACGACACGTGGGAGTCGCTGCGCGGTCTCGGTTACGTCGACGGCGCGCCGCCGCGCGCGCAGCAGGACAAGCAGCCTCCGCGCTCAGCGAATCAGCCCGGACAGCAGAGAGGCGGCGCAATGAATGCGCCGGCCGGGCAGGGCAGGACCAACGCCGCGCCGGGCGATGGCGGCTCGATCGGCAGTCCGCCGCGCTCCGGCGGAGTGCCGCCGCAGACAGGCGGCGGGGCGCAGCGAGGCACGAACACCACACCGCCGGACGCAGGTACCAACGCGCGGCCCGGCACGAACGCACGGCCCGGCACCAACGCTCCGCGTGCTGGCATGAACCCCGAGATGAAAGCCGGACAGCCGAGACCGTCGCGCCCGCCCGCCGGCGAAGCCGCTCCCGCACCAAACGGCGACGCCCCGGCCGAAGCTCCCCCAGCCAACGCGCTCGAGGACTGGCCCGAAGACAAGCGCCCGTCCCCGAAGAACCCGTAA
- the uvrB gene encoding excinuclease ABC subunit UvrB: MPREERFHLVTDFELSGDQPAAVAALTEAAEAGIRHQTLLGVTGSGKTFTVANVIARLQKPALILAPNKTLAAQLYNEFRLLFPDNAVRYFVSYYDYYQPEAYMPSTDTYIEKDSAINDEIDKLRHSATAALLDRKDVIIVASVSCIYGLGSPSEYFDMVLFLEDGMRIDRDEVLDRLVRIQYKRSDVDFHRGTFRVRGDVVEIFPVYEDSRALRIEFFDDEIEVIKEIDPLRGTVIGKPRSVCLYPASHYVTRPDRLKTAIESIRQELGTRLAELRLAGKMLEAQRLEQRTLYDIEILSEMGTCPGIENYSRHLTGRKPGESPPTLLHYFPEEFIAFIDESHVTVSQVGAMYRGDRSRKETLVEFGFRLPSALDNRPLKFEEFEATLGPTIYVSATPGDFEIERSGGVLVEQLVRPTGLVDPLIDVRPAGNQVDDLLDEVRKTVEKGERVLVTTLTKKMAEDLSEYYHDLGVKVRYLHSDIDTLERTEILRDLRKGTFDVLVGINLLREGLDLPEVSLVAVLDADKEGFLRSTRSLIQTMGRASRNLNGRVILYADVMTESMRRAIEETDRRRAVQEAYNLEHGIVPRSTIRAIDDPLVRMAELDYYPIPEVAEERAQYNERDAQAEVARLRRLMREASERLDFERAAELRDKAKKLEQQELGLGG, from the coding sequence ATGCCACGCGAAGAACGCTTTCACCTGGTTACGGACTTCGAGCTGAGCGGAGATCAGCCGGCGGCGGTCGCCGCGCTGACCGAGGCGGCCGAGGCCGGCATCCGCCACCAGACGCTGCTCGGCGTGACCGGCTCGGGCAAGACCTTCACGGTCGCCAACGTGATCGCGCGCCTGCAGAAGCCGGCGCTGATCCTCGCCCCGAACAAGACGCTCGCCGCCCAGCTCTACAACGAGTTCCGGCTGCTGTTCCCCGACAATGCGGTTCGCTACTTCGTCTCGTACTACGACTACTATCAGCCGGAGGCCTACATGCCTTCGACCGACACGTACATCGAGAAGGACTCGGCGATCAACGACGAGATCGACAAGCTGCGCCACTCGGCGACCGCTGCGCTGCTCGACCGCAAGGACGTCATCATCGTCGCGTCGGTGTCGTGCATCTACGGTCTCGGCTCGCCGTCGGAATATTTCGATATGGTGCTGTTCCTCGAGGACGGCATGCGCATCGATCGCGACGAGGTGCTCGATCGCCTCGTGCGCATCCAGTACAAGCGCTCGGACGTCGACTTCCACCGCGGCACGTTCCGCGTGCGCGGCGACGTGGTTGAGATCTTCCCGGTCTACGAAGATTCGCGCGCGCTGCGCATCGAGTTCTTCGACGACGAGATCGAGGTCATCAAGGAGATCGATCCGCTGCGCGGCACCGTGATCGGCAAGCCGCGCAGCGTGTGCCTGTATCCGGCGAGCCACTACGTAACGCGGCCCGACCGCCTCAAGACCGCGATCGAATCGATTCGCCAGGAGCTCGGCACGCGCCTCGCCGAGCTTCGCCTCGCCGGCAAGATGCTCGAAGCGCAGCGCCTCGAGCAGCGCACGCTCTACGACATCGAGATCCTGTCCGAGATGGGAACCTGCCCCGGCATCGAGAACTACTCGCGGCATCTCACCGGTCGTAAGCCGGGCGAGTCGCCGCCGACGCTGCTGCATTACTTCCCCGAGGAGTTCATCGCGTTCATCGACGAAAGCCACGTGACGGTCTCGCAAGTCGGCGCGATGTACCGCGGCGACCGCTCGCGGAAGGAGACGCTCGTCGAGTTCGGCTTCCGACTGCCGTCGGCGCTCGACAACCGGCCGCTCAAGTTCGAGGAGTTCGAAGCGACGCTCGGGCCGACGATCTACGTGTCGGCGACGCCCGGCGACTTCGAGATCGAGCGCTCCGGCGGCGTGCTCGTCGAGCAGCTCGTGCGGCCGACGGGACTCGTGGATCCGCTGATCGACGTGCGTCCCGCCGGCAACCAGGTCGACGATCTCCTCGACGAAGTGCGCAAGACCGTCGAGAAGGGCGAGCGCGTGCTGGTGACGACCTTGACCAAGAAAATGGCCGAGGATCTCTCGGAGTATTACCACGACCTCGGCGTCAAGGTCCGCTACCTGCACTCGGACATCGACACGCTCGAGCGCACCGAGATCCTTCGCGATCTTCGCAAGGGCACGTTCGACGTGCTGGTCGGCATCAACCTCTTGCGCGAAGGGCTCGACCTTCCGGAAGTGTCGCTGGTTGCGGTGCTCGACGCGGACAAGGAAGGCTTCCTGCGCTCGACGCGCTCGCTGATCCAGACGATGGGCCGCGCATCGCGCAACCTGAACGGCCGCGTGATTCTCTACGCGGACGTGATGACCGAATCGATGCGTCGTGCGATCGAAGAAACGGATCGCCGCCGCGCGGTGCAGGAAGCGTACAACCTCGAGCACGGCATCGTCCCGCGCAGCACGATCCGCGCAATCGACGATCCGCTCGTGCGCATGGCCGAGCTCGACTACTACCCGATCCCCGAGGTGGCCGAAGAGCGCGCGCAGTACAACGAGCGCGACGCGCAAGCCGAAGTCGCCCGCCTCCGCCGCCTGATGCGCGAGGCTTCGGAGCGCCTCGACTTCGAACGAGCCGCCGAGCTGCGCGACAAGGCAAAAAAGCTCGAACAACAGGAGCTCGGCCTTGGCGGCTAA